In one Rhizobium lentis genomic region, the following are encoded:
- a CDS encoding GntR family transcriptional regulator, which produces MISTRLREPSTGTTQIPRANSLAVDVYEAIFNQLMSLKIAPGARITVDNLVREFNVSHTPIREALGRLEGEGLVVKQHLVGYRAAPQITRRRFDELYELRLLLEPAGAAKAAQAMDDEKLAILTDAAGVMTRSDNRDERANYSAFARNDAIFHDRIMEFAGNELIRETLAFQHTHFHIFRLMFHRRVTEEALGEHQMLLDAFAARDPGAAANAMRIHIEHSRDRLLPAFDDI; this is translated from the coding sequence ATGATTTCGACGCGACTCAGAGAACCCTCAACGGGCACAACCCAGATACCCCGGGCCAACAGTCTGGCTGTTGACGTCTACGAGGCAATCTTCAATCAACTCATGTCGTTGAAAATCGCGCCGGGCGCGCGCATTACGGTCGACAACCTGGTTAGGGAGTTCAACGTCTCCCACACCCCCATCCGCGAAGCTCTCGGCCGGCTTGAAGGCGAAGGCCTCGTGGTCAAGCAGCACCTCGTCGGCTATCGCGCTGCGCCCCAGATCACGCGCCGCCGCTTTGACGAGCTCTATGAGCTTCGTCTGCTGCTGGAACCTGCTGGCGCTGCGAAGGCCGCCCAGGCGATGGACGACGAAAAGCTGGCCATCCTGACGGATGCCGCAGGCGTGATGACACGTAGTGACAACAGGGACGAGAGGGCGAACTATTCGGCCTTCGCCCGCAACGATGCTATTTTCCACGACCGCATCATGGAATTTGCCGGCAACGAGTTGATCCGAGAGACGTTGGCATTTCAGCACACGCATTTTCACATCTTCCGCCTGATGTTTCATCGCCGTGTAACCGAGGAGGCACTCGGCGAACATCAGATGCTGCTCGACGCCTTTGCGGCGCGCGACCCGGGCGCGGCTGCGAATGCAATGCGCATCCACATCGAACATTCGCGCGACCGGCTGTTGCCGGCGTTCGACGACATTTGA
- a CDS encoding Ldh family oxidoreductase: MRVTETAALALASRLLEEHGAPRDHAALQARVLVTAEMKGHPSHGLSRLPRLVERMARGVVDPRTKGTQRWRADAALEVEGSAGFGPVVAMAAIERLAPHIPDLGIGLVVVRNANHLGMLAHYVEAIAALGLVGIALSSSEALVHPFGGTRAMLGTNPIAIGVPTAEDPLVLDLATSIVPMGRIHHHAATGRSIPEGWARDAAGKPTTDPRRAKAGAIAPFGGAKGYGLGIAIELLVAALAGSALAPEVHGTLDSQSPCNKGDVFILIEPSLAPGLPAQLSAYLDAVRASPSEVAGESILVPGDRARQRRAAAGRNGFEIDERLWDELNALSPSRILAFEGQRS, translated from the coding sequence GTGCGAGTTACCGAAACGGCAGCCCTTGCGCTTGCCAGCCGCCTGCTGGAAGAGCATGGCGCACCGCGTGACCATGCGGCACTGCAGGCCCGCGTCCTCGTAACGGCCGAGATGAAGGGGCACCCTTCGCATGGCCTGAGCCGGCTTCCACGCCTGGTCGAAAGGATGGCGCGCGGTGTCGTCGACCCACGAACGAAGGGAACGCAGCGCTGGCGTGCGGATGCGGCGCTGGAGGTCGAGGGGTCGGCGGGATTTGGCCCCGTTGTCGCCATGGCCGCGATCGAGCGGCTGGCGCCTCATATTCCTGATCTTGGCATCGGCCTGGTGGTCGTGCGCAACGCGAACCATCTCGGCATGCTCGCGCACTATGTTGAGGCCATCGCTGCTTTGGGTTTGGTCGGCATCGCGCTCTCGTCGAGCGAGGCGCTGGTCCATCCCTTCGGCGGTACACGAGCCATGCTTGGCACGAACCCCATCGCTATCGGCGTTCCGACTGCCGAGGACCCTCTCGTACTCGACCTTGCCACCAGCATCGTGCCGATGGGCAGGATCCATCATCACGCGGCGACCGGCAGGTCTATTCCCGAGGGATGGGCGCGCGATGCGGCCGGCAAGCCGACGACCGATCCGAGGCGTGCCAAGGCCGGCGCGATTGCGCCGTTCGGCGGTGCGAAGGGCTATGGCCTCGGAATTGCCATCGAGCTGCTGGTGGCGGCTCTTGCAGGCTCGGCGCTTGCACCCGAAGTGCACGGCACGCTCGATAGCCAGTCGCCGTGCAACAAGGGCGACGTTTTCATCTTGATCGAGCCCAGCCTGGCACCCGGGCTTCCGGCGCAGCTGTCAGCCTATCTCGATGCCGTGCGCGCCTCACCATCCGAGGTGGCTGGCGAATCGATTCTCGTCCCCGGCGATCGCGCCCGCCAGCGGCGTGCGGCCGCCGGCCGCAACGGTTTTGAGATCGACGAGCGTCTCTGGGATGAGCTCAACGCGCTTTCCCCCTCCCGTATTCTGGCCTTTGAGGGGCAAAGATCATGA
- a CDS encoding M24 family metallopeptidase — protein MNDNAGQTRQAAVAPFDTAKLDRLMEQAGIDVIVATSKHNTQYLMGGYKFIFFAAMDAIGHSRYLPIVIYEKGAPHHSAYVGNRMEGAEHQNNPFWTPAVHTAAWGTQDAAGLAVEHLKKIGKAGGRIGIEPAFLPSDARDVLSSRLDGAQFVDATHVLERLRAVKTLNELAKLRRASELITDSMLATIAGARAGSTKLEIIEQLRREETNRGLHFEYCLLTLGASHNRAGSPQAWAEGEVLSIDSGGNYHGYIGDLCRMGVLGEPDAELEDLLAEVECIQQAAFAKVRAGAAGSDMIVAAEAELKASPSAAFTDFFCHGMGLISHEAPFLMTNHPVAYEGIDADKPLEAGSVISVETTMLHPKRGFIKLEDTLAITDGGYEMFGQRGRGWNRGGV, from the coding sequence ATGAACGACAATGCAGGGCAGACAAGGCAGGCCGCCGTGGCACCTTTCGATACGGCCAAGCTCGACCGTCTCATGGAGCAAGCTGGTATCGACGTCATCGTCGCCACCTCCAAACACAACACGCAATATCTCATGGGTGGCTACAAGTTCATCTTCTTTGCCGCCATGGACGCGATCGGGCATAGCCGTTACCTGCCTATAGTCATTTATGAGAAAGGCGCGCCTCATCACTCCGCCTATGTGGGGAACCGCATGGAGGGCGCAGAGCACCAGAACAATCCATTCTGGACGCCCGCGGTGCATACGGCGGCCTGGGGCACGCAGGATGCGGCCGGGCTCGCCGTCGAGCACCTGAAGAAAATCGGCAAGGCCGGCGGGCGCATCGGCATCGAGCCGGCCTTCCTTCCGTCCGACGCCCGCGATGTCCTTTCCTCTCGGCTGGATGGCGCGCAGTTTGTCGATGCCACACATGTGTTGGAGCGGTTGAGGGCCGTCAAGACGCTGAATGAACTGGCAAAGCTCAGACGCGCCTCCGAGCTGATCACCGATTCGATGCTGGCGACGATCGCTGGCGCCCGCGCCGGTTCGACGAAACTGGAGATCATCGAGCAACTGCGACGGGAGGAAACAAACCGGGGGCTGCACTTCGAATATTGTCTGCTGACGCTCGGCGCAAGCCACAACCGCGCGGGCTCGCCGCAGGCCTGGGCCGAGGGCGAGGTCCTGTCGATTGATTCCGGCGGCAACTATCACGGATACATCGGCGACCTCTGCCGTATGGGTGTGCTGGGTGAGCCCGATGCGGAGCTGGAGGATCTTCTGGCGGAAGTCGAATGCATCCAGCAAGCAGCCTTCGCCAAGGTGAGGGCAGGGGCTGCAGGCAGTGACATGATCGTGGCGGCGGAAGCCGAACTCAAGGCCTCGCCATCGGCTGCCTTCACCGATTTCTTCTGCCATGGCATGGGCCTTATCAGCCACGAAGCGCCTTTCCTCATGACGAACCACCCCGTCGCCTATGAGGGAATCGATGCCGACAAGCCGCTGGAAGCCGGCAGTGTGATCTCGGTCGAGACGACGATGCTTCACCCCAAGCGCGGGTTCATCAAGCTGGAGGATACGCTCGCGATCACTGATGGCGGCTATGAAATGTTCGGTCAGCGTGGCCGCGGCTGGAACCGCGGCGGAGTGTGA
- a CDS encoding DJ-1/PfpI family protein has translation MAGKKILMLTGDFTEEYEIFVFQQAMEAVGHTVHVVCPDKKAGDILRTSLHDFEGDQTYTEKLGHNVTINKTFSEAEDQLDQYHAVYCAGGRGPEYIRTDKRVQAMVRHFHEQRKPIFTICHGVQILIAVDGVVRGKKVGALGACEPEVTLAGGTYIDLSPTEAYVDGTMVSAKGWTALAAFMRECLKVLGTEIHHS, from the coding sequence ATGGCAGGCAAGAAAATCCTGATGCTCACCGGCGATTTCACCGAGGAGTACGAAATCTTCGTCTTTCAGCAAGCGATGGAGGCGGTCGGTCACACGGTGCACGTCGTCTGCCCGGACAAGAAGGCCGGCGACATACTCAGGACGTCGCTGCACGATTTCGAAGGGGATCAGACCTACACAGAAAAGCTCGGGCACAACGTCACCATCAACAAGACGTTCTCCGAAGCCGAGGACCAGCTCGACCAGTATCACGCCGTCTACTGCGCCGGCGGGCGCGGACCTGAATATATCCGCACTGATAAACGGGTGCAGGCAATGGTGCGTCACTTCCACGAGCAGCGGAAGCCGATTTTCACCATCTGCCACGGCGTCCAGATTCTGATCGCGGTCGACGGCGTCGTTCGCGGCAAGAAGGTGGGTGCGCTTGGGGCCTGCGAGCCCGAGGTTACTTTGGCGGGCGGAACCTACATCGACCTCTCGCCAACCGAAGCCTATGTCGATGGGACCATGGTTTCAGCCAAGGGTTGGACGGCGCTCGCCGCCTTCATGCGCGAATGCTTGAAGGTGCTGGGAACGGAGATCCACCATAGCTGA
- a CDS encoding NAD-dependent succinate-semialdehyde dehydrogenase, translating to MNINQHSPHPDHDSFGLSAFSRGLYIGGAWRPAAGGGQIQVIDPSTEAVIAAVPDARLADAAAAVEAAAGAAESWRETPPRKRSEILRRCFELMVERSETLARLISLENGKALPDARGEVAYAAEFFRWNAEEAVRISGEFGIAPVGGNRIVVDYQPIGVCVLITPWNFPAAMATRKIAPALAAGCTVILKPASETPLTAYALAALYEEAGVPPGVVNVMTTSTPGPVIAAMLADPRVRKLSFTGSTGVGRTLLAEAAKNVISCSMELGGNAPFIVFDDADIDAAIDGLMVAKMRNAGEACTAANRIYVQSGIHDSFAERFARRMAALRVGPGVDPDTACGPMITRKAVEKIERLVADAISRGARALCGARTLAGRGFFYPPTVLVDVSPASDMGCEEIFGPVAALYRFESDAEVIAAANNTEYGLAAYIYTRDIGRGMRVASKVEAGMIALNRGLVSDPAAPFGGVKQSGLGREGGQHHGIAEFMEAKYIATSF from the coding sequence ATGAACATTAATCAGCATTCTCCCCATCCCGACCACGATTCCTTCGGGCTCAGTGCGTTTTCCCGCGGCCTCTATATTGGTGGCGCCTGGCGGCCTGCAGCGGGCGGGGGGCAGATCCAGGTGATCGATCCCTCGACCGAGGCGGTCATTGCCGCCGTGCCGGATGCGAGGCTTGCGGATGCGGCAGCGGCCGTGGAGGCTGCAGCAGGCGCGGCTGAAAGCTGGCGCGAGACGCCGCCGAGGAAGCGCTCGGAGATCCTGCGCCGCTGCTTCGAACTTATGGTGGAGCGCTCCGAAACGCTTGCCAGGCTCATCTCGCTCGAGAACGGAAAGGCGCTGCCCGACGCGCGCGGCGAAGTTGCCTACGCTGCGGAGTTCTTTCGGTGGAACGCCGAGGAGGCGGTCCGCATCTCGGGTGAGTTCGGCATCGCTCCGGTCGGTGGAAACCGGATCGTCGTCGATTACCAGCCTATCGGCGTCTGCGTACTTATCACACCGTGGAATTTCCCCGCCGCGATGGCGACCCGCAAGATTGCGCCAGCCCTTGCCGCAGGCTGCACCGTCATCCTGAAGCCGGCGAGCGAGACGCCGTTGACGGCCTACGCGCTTGCGGCTCTCTACGAGGAGGCTGGGGTGCCGCCGGGCGTCGTGAACGTGATGACAACGTCGACGCCTGGTCCCGTCATCGCCGCCATGCTGGCCGACCCGCGCGTGCGAAAACTCTCCTTTACAGGCTCGACTGGTGTCGGCCGCACGCTCCTGGCGGAAGCGGCGAAAAACGTCATCTCCTGCTCCATGGAACTCGGCGGCAACGCGCCGTTCATCGTGTTCGACGACGCGGATATCGACGCGGCGATCGACGGGTTGATGGTCGCGAAGATGCGCAATGCCGGTGAGGCCTGCACGGCTGCGAACCGCATCTATGTTCAATCCGGTATCCATGATTCCTTCGCGGAAAGGTTTGCGCGACGCATGGCAGCCCTCAGGGTCGGCCCGGGCGTCGATCCGGATACCGCGTGCGGTCCGATGATCACACGCAAGGCGGTGGAGAAGATCGAGCGCCTTGTTGCGGACGCCATTTCCCGCGGTGCGCGCGCTCTCTGCGGCGCACGCACATTGGCCGGACGGGGCTTTTTCTATCCGCCGACGGTGCTGGTCGATGTTTCCCCGGCCTCAGACATGGGCTGTGAGGAGATTTTCGGGCCCGTCGCGGCGCTTTACCGTTTCGAGAGCGACGCAGAAGTCATCGCTGCCGCCAACAATACGGAGTATGGCCTCGCCGCCTACATCTATACCCGCGACATTGGTCGTGGCATGCGCGTCGCCTCCAAGGTTGAGGCGGGCATGATCGCGCTCAACCGTGGACTGGTCTCCGATCCCGCCGCCCCCTTTGGCGGTGTGAAGCAGAGCGGCCTCGGACGTGAAGGAGGGCAGCACCACGGTATCGCGGAGTTCATGGAAGCCAAGTACATTGCGACAAGTTTCTGA
- a CDS encoding alpha/beta hydrolase, which yields MAADPFRIRDHVANFDEIVGDIRARSLATRRTVTMEANIAYGTGPGETLDIFLPSNAGSEMPIHMFIHGGYWRMFSKTDYSCVAETIIGAGAVAAIVDYSLMPGVRMDVLVGQVLKAKAFLLAHADRFGATPKQFSVSGHSAGAHLATFLFHRSPAPSGVTAAFLLGGLYDLAPLQTSFLRDEIALSDEEVRRFTPMRYEHDPATRVAIMTGDEETDPFKIQAKAFENILAAQGLEVRASYALGGNHMSTVRDLAVAGTPAAAALRASIAGDAGEELKRSTFP from the coding sequence GTGGCCGCCGATCCGTTCCGCATTCGTGACCACGTCGCAAATTTCGACGAGATCGTTGGCGATATCCGTGCTCGCAGCCTTGCAACGCGGCGCACTGTGACAATGGAAGCCAATATCGCTTATGGGACCGGGCCGGGCGAGACGCTCGACATCTTTCTGCCAAGCAATGCCGGCTCGGAGATGCCGATCCACATGTTCATTCATGGTGGCTATTGGCGGATGTTTTCCAAGACGGACTATTCCTGCGTCGCTGAGACCATCATCGGAGCTGGCGCGGTCGCGGCCATCGTGGATTATTCCTTGATGCCCGGCGTGAGAATGGACGTCCTGGTTGGTCAGGTCCTGAAAGCCAAGGCTTTCTTGCTGGCGCATGCGGATCGTTTTGGCGCCACACCGAAGCAGTTTTCCGTCAGCGGACACTCCGCCGGTGCTCATCTTGCAACCTTCCTCTTCCATCGCTCTCCGGCGCCCTCGGGCGTAACTGCCGCTTTCCTGCTTGGCGGGCTATACGATCTGGCACCGCTGCAGACGTCCTTCCTGCGTGACGAGATCGCCTTGAGCGACGAGGAGGTACGACGGTTTACACCGATGCGTTACGAGCACGATCCTGCAACGCGTGTCGCGATCATGACCGGCGATGAGGAAACTGATCCGTTCAAAATCCAGGCAAAGGCATTTGAGAACATTCTTGCTGCCCAAGGGCTTGAAGTGCGGGCATCGTACGCTCTGGGCGGGAATCACATGAGCACGGTGCGCGATCTTGCGGTCGCTGGCACACCAGCCGCGGCGGCATTGCGCGCCTCAATTGCCGGTGATGCCGGTGAGGAACTCAAGCGATCAACCTTTCCCTGA
- a CDS encoding iron-containing alcohol dehydrogenase yields the protein MSLFAALRLPREILFGIGQRHALASVARRTGRRALVCTDARFAATPVFAEMIAAVEAAGIAVLVHDQTLPDVPRDTVAVCVEAARGFEPDMVIGIGGGSCLDMAKCASLLLAHGGALADYYGEFKVPAPVLPIIAVPTTAGTGSEVTPVAVVSDPDRILKVGISSPYLIAAAAICDPELTLSCPPGLTAVAGADALTHAIEAFTAMRRPGDPELAQQHVFVGKSDLSDQFALYAIRLLSRSLERAFTDGSDIDARADVMMGALAAGCAFGTAGTAAAHAVQYPVGALTHTPHGLGVATMLPYVMTFNRRVAVAEIAAVGRALGLDPNGIDKDETLADAAIAEVSRLFAAIGIAPTLARLGLPEDRIDWAAEEALGIGRLIKNNPRPLDPAAMRGLVRAAYDGDLAASAL from the coding sequence ATGAGCCTGTTTGCCGCCTTGAGGCTGCCGCGGGAGATCCTGTTTGGCATCGGCCAGCGCCATGCGCTCGCGAGCGTCGCCAGAAGGACCGGCCGGCGCGCACTCGTCTGCACGGACGCGCGTTTTGCCGCAACGCCGGTATTCGCGGAAATGATCGCCGCCGTCGAAGCCGCCGGCATCGCTGTACTGGTCCACGATCAGACGCTGCCGGACGTGCCGCGCGATACGGTCGCAGTTTGCGTTGAGGCCGCGCGCGGCTTTGAGCCCGATATGGTGATCGGCATCGGCGGTGGCAGCTGCCTCGACATGGCGAAATGTGCCTCGCTGCTGCTCGCTCATGGCGGCGCGCTCGCCGATTACTACGGTGAGTTCAAGGTGCCTGCACCCGTCCTGCCGATCATCGCCGTGCCGACGACGGCAGGCACCGGCTCCGAGGTGACGCCGGTTGCGGTTGTTTCCGATCCCGATCGTATCCTGAAGGTTGGCATTTCGAGCCCGTATCTCATCGCTGCCGCGGCGATCTGTGATCCGGAACTCACCTTATCCTGCCCGCCTGGGCTCACGGCGGTTGCCGGTGCGGATGCGCTGACGCATGCCATCGAAGCGTTCACGGCGATGCGCCGCCCCGGCGATCCGGAGCTTGCTCAGCAGCATGTCTTTGTCGGCAAGAGCGACCTCTCCGACCAGTTCGCGCTGTATGCTATCCGACTCCTGAGCCGGAGCTTGGAAAGGGCCTTCACCGACGGTTCGGACATCGACGCGCGCGCCGATGTGATGATGGGCGCGCTCGCAGCCGGCTGCGCCTTCGGAACTGCCGGCACCGCTGCGGCCCATGCGGTGCAATATCCGGTCGGCGCCCTGACGCATACGCCGCATGGGCTCGGGGTGGCGACCATGCTGCCCTATGTGATGACATTTAATCGCCGCGTCGCCGTCGCCGAAATTGCCGCTGTCGGTAGAGCGCTCGGCCTCGATCCCAATGGAATAGACAAGGACGAGACACTTGCCGATGCGGCAATCGCCGAGGTGAGCCGCCTCTTTGCCGCAATCGGCATTGCGCCGACGCTCGCCAGGCTCGGCCTTCCCGAAGACCGGATCGACTGGGCGGCCGAAGAGGCCCTCGGTATCGGCCGGCTAATCAAGAATAACCCACGCCCCCTCGATCCGGCCGCCATGCGCGGCCTGGTACGGGCCGCCTATGATGGCGACCTGGCCGCTTCGGCCCTCTGA
- a CDS encoding phosphoenolpyruvate hydrolase family protein translates to MPATPRQTILEKFHGMIAAGVPIVGGGAGTGISAKAEEAGGIDLIIIYNSGRYRMAGRGSAAGLLAYGNANEIVKDMALEVLPVVKKTPVLAGVNGTDPFVLMPRFLAELKAMGFSGVQNFPTIGLFDGRMRQSFEETGMSYNLEVEMIATAHGLDLLTTPYVFNESEAIAMTTAGADIVVAHMGVTTGGTIGATSGKSLDDCVDEITSIAKAARSVRDDVIVLCHGGPISMPEDARFILERCAGCHGFYGASSMERLPAEAAIRKQTEDFKALAIGAVV, encoded by the coding sequence ATGCCAGCTACACCGCGCCAGACTATCCTCGAAAAATTTCACGGCATGATCGCAGCCGGCGTGCCGATCGTCGGCGGTGGTGCCGGCACCGGCATCTCCGCCAAGGCCGAGGAGGCAGGCGGCATCGACCTCATCATTATCTACAATTCTGGGCGCTACCGCATGGCGGGACGCGGTTCGGCGGCCGGACTGCTGGCCTATGGCAACGCCAACGAGATTGTGAAGGATATGGCGCTCGAAGTGTTGCCGGTCGTGAAAAAGACGCCGGTGCTCGCCGGCGTCAATGGCACGGATCCGTTCGTGCTGATGCCGCGCTTCCTGGCCGAACTGAAGGCCATGGGCTTTTCGGGTGTACAGAACTTCCCCACGATCGGCCTCTTCGACGGCCGGATGCGGCAGAGTTTCGAGGAGACAGGCATGAGCTACAATCTGGAGGTCGAGATGATAGCGACCGCCCATGGCCTCGACCTGCTGACGACGCCCTATGTCTTCAACGAGAGCGAGGCTATCGCCATGACGACCGCCGGCGCCGACATTGTCGTGGCGCATATGGGTGTGACCACCGGCGGCACGATCGGAGCCACATCCGGCAAGTCGCTCGATGACTGCGTCGACGAGATTACCTCGATCGCCAAGGCGGCGCGGTCCGTGCGCGACGACGTCATTGTGCTTTGCCACGGCGGTCCTATCTCCATGCCGGAGGATGCGCGCTTCATCCTCGAGCGTTGTGCCGGCTGCCACGGCTTCTATGGGGCAAGCTCGATGGAGCGATTGCCGGCAGAGGCGGCAATCCGCAAGCAAACGGAAGATTTCAAGGCGCTCGCGATCGGTGCGGTCGTCTGA
- a CDS encoding NAD(P)/FAD-dependent oxidoreductase translates to MPAPLTRVDTTPQLPAAADAVVIGGGIVGVFAAYYLLRRGLKVALVEKGLVGAEQSSRNWGWCRQQNRDARELPMATKSLDLWERFATETGEDTGFRRCGLFYLSNSDEELSGWARWRDFARSVGVTTHMLSGAEATERGRATDTTWKGGVFSPTDGTADPANAAPAVARAILKLGGTVHQSCAARGVEIEGGRLSGIVTEHGTIRTKVAILAGGAWASSFCRQLGVRFPQASIRSSILSVSPGASGLPDALHTSAVSVTRRGDGGYTLAISGRGRVDPTAQQLRFAPQFLPMFARRWRSLAPGGLEGVRSGHESLARWRLDRRTPMERMRILDPAVDQATIALTHSRALKLLPALKNTEINAAWAGYIDSTPDGVPAIGEIATLPGFILAAGFSGHGFGIGPGAGHLIADIVTGDEPIVDPGPYHPNRFATSAWGKVADF, encoded by the coding sequence ATGCCCGCACCGCTCACCCGCGTCGACACCACACCGCAGCTGCCGGCTGCCGCCGATGCAGTCGTGATCGGCGGCGGCATCGTGGGCGTTTTCGCAGCCTATTATCTCCTCAGGCGCGGGCTGAAAGTCGCGCTTGTCGAGAAGGGCTTAGTCGGTGCGGAACAATCGAGCCGCAACTGGGGCTGGTGCCGGCAGCAGAACCGCGACGCCCGCGAATTGCCGATGGCGACGAAGAGCCTGGATCTGTGGGAGCGCTTCGCCACTGAGACCGGCGAGGATACCGGCTTCCGCCGCTGCGGCCTCTTCTATCTCAGCAACAGCGACGAGGAACTCTCCGGCTGGGCGCGCTGGCGCGATTTCGCCCGATCGGTCGGCGTCACGACGCATATGCTGAGCGGCGCGGAGGCGACGGAACGCGGGCGAGCCACCGACACGACGTGGAAAGGCGGGGTATTTTCGCCAACCGACGGAACCGCCGACCCCGCTAATGCCGCTCCTGCCGTCGCGCGTGCGATCCTGAAGCTCGGCGGCACGGTGCATCAGTCCTGTGCAGCCCGCGGCGTCGAGATTGAAGGCGGCCGACTATCGGGCATCGTCACGGAGCATGGCACGATCCGGACAAAGGTCGCCATCCTGGCGGGCGGCGCCTGGGCATCCTCCTTCTGCCGCCAGCTCGGCGTTCGATTTCCACAGGCCTCGATCCGCTCGTCGATCCTTTCGGTTTCGCCGGGCGCAAGCGGCCTGCCCGATGCGCTGCATACATCCGCGGTTTCCGTGACACGCCGCGGCGACGGCGGTTACACGCTTGCTATCAGCGGCCGCGGCCGCGTCGATCCCACCGCGCAGCAGCTTCGTTTCGCGCCGCAGTTCCTGCCGATGTTCGCTCGACGCTGGCGCAGCCTCGCACCTGGCGGATTGGAGGGAGTTCGCTCGGGGCATGAATCGCTGGCACGCTGGCGGCTCGACAGGCGGACGCCAATGGAGCGCATGCGCATCCTCGACCCGGCGGTCGACCAGGCCACCATTGCCCTCACGCATTCGCGGGCGCTGAAGCTTCTGCCCGCCTTGAAGAACACCGAAATCAACGCGGCCTGGGCGGGCTATATCGACAGCACGCCAGATGGCGTGCCGGCAATCGGCGAGATTGCCACTCTTCCGGGCTTCATCCTCGCCGCGGGTTTCAGCGGCCACGGCTTCGGCATCGGACCCGGCGCCGGTCATCTGATTGCCGATATCGTCACGGGTGATGAGCCGATCGTCGATCCCGGGCCCTATCATCCCAACCGCTTCGCGACGTCCGCCTGGGGCAAAGTCGCCGATTTCTAG
- a CDS encoding cupin domain-containing protein, translating into MVKDNYFIYPEDVSAFGFDWGKLSLTVAPEVNGASRFSGGVVELPSGEGHSRHNHPGAEEIIFVISGEGEQMVEDEHGDPVTRRVASGCTIYIPESRFHSTKNTGGGPMLLFVVYSPAGPELALRDLPDFRLLPQRR; encoded by the coding sequence ATGGTAAAGGACAATTACTTTATCTATCCGGAGGATGTCAGCGCCTTCGGTTTCGACTGGGGCAAGCTGTCGCTGACCGTGGCGCCCGAAGTCAACGGCGCCAGCCGCTTTTCCGGCGGGGTCGTCGAACTGCCAAGCGGCGAAGGCCATTCTCGTCACAATCATCCGGGCGCAGAGGAAATCATCTTCGTCATTTCCGGCGAGGGCGAGCAGATGGTCGAGGACGAGCACGGAGATCCGGTGACGCGGAGGGTCGCCAGCGGCTGCACGATCTATATTCCCGAAAGTCGCTTTCATTCGACGAAGAACACCGGGGGCGGGCCGATGCTCCTCTTCGTGGTCTACTCACCGGCTGGGCCTGAGCTTGCTTTGCGCGATTTGCCGGACTTCCGTCTGCTGCCGCAGCGCCGGTGA
- a CDS encoding Lrp/AsnC family transcriptional regulator codes for MKLDRIDIKILYELQKNGRVTNVELAELVNLSPSPCLMRVKKLQSEGYIEGYSAQINVSKLGQTLTVFTEITLKNHRQIDFARFLGAIEKVEQVIECHLVSGGYDYLLKFVTAGIDEYQTIMERLTDMDVGIDKYFSFVVLKSPIVKAHMPLTTLFPH; via the coding sequence ATGAAACTCGACCGGATCGACATAAAAATTCTTTATGAACTGCAGAAGAATGGCCGCGTCACGAATGTGGAGCTCGCCGAGCTGGTCAATCTGTCGCCGAGCCCCTGCCTGATGCGGGTAAAGAAACTGCAGTCGGAGGGTTACATCGAAGGCTATTCGGCGCAGATTAACGTCAGCAAACTCGGGCAGACACTGACCGTATTCACAGAGATTACCCTCAAGAACCATCGGCAGATCGACTTCGCTCGCTTCCTCGGGGCGATCGAGAAGGTCGAACAGGTGATCGAATGCCATCTGGTGTCGGGCGGCTACGATTATCTCTTGAAATTCGTCACTGCCGGGATCGACGAATACCAGACGATCATGGAAAGGCTGACCGACATGGACGTCGGCATCGACAAATATTTCAGCTTCGTCGTCCTGAAATCGCCGATCGTCAAAGCCCACATGCCGTTGACCACCCTGTTTCCGCATTAG